The proteins below are encoded in one region of Halococcus saccharolyticus DSM 5350:
- a CDS encoding energy-coupling factor transporter transmembrane component T family protein translates to MLSYEPGDSFVHRLDPRAKLAVQVGFALAAFAHTTPRGLVILTALAGCVLAAARLSPIAALAEARYALPFLLAGPAIAAFTLGPPWIALSQAVAPALASYRVLLVLAVSVVYVRTTRVRDSRAAIQRLVPGRPGRFLGVGVALVFRFLPVLLADLSRTRAAMRARLGSERGLIERMGIVTSAGIQRAFGRADRLGVALRARCFAWNPTLPALRFTRHDLPALGLAAALVGWAFV, encoded by the coding sequence GTGCTGAGCTACGAGCCGGGCGACTCGTTCGTCCACCGACTCGATCCGCGGGCGAAGCTCGCAGTGCAGGTCGGGTTCGCGCTCGCGGCGTTCGCTCACACCACGCCGCGCGGTCTCGTGATCCTGACCGCGCTCGCGGGGTGCGTCCTCGCGGCGGCGAGACTGTCGCCGATCGCCGCTCTTGCCGAGGCGCGCTACGCGCTCCCCTTCCTGCTCGCCGGGCCGGCGATCGCCGCCTTCACCCTGGGTCCGCCGTGGATCGCTCTCTCACAGGCGGTCGCGCCGGCGCTCGCGAGCTATCGCGTCCTGCTCGTGCTCGCCGTGAGCGTCGTCTACGTTCGGACGACGCGCGTGCGTGACTCGCGGGCGGCGATTCAGCGGCTCGTCCCCGGCCGTCCGGGTCGTTTCCTCGGCGTCGGCGTGGCGCTCGTCTTCCGCTTTCTCCCCGTACTGCTGGCCGATCTCTCGCGGACGCGCGCGGCGATGCGCGCGCGGCTCGGGAGCGAGCGTGGACTCATCGAACGAATGGGGATCGTTACGAGCGCAGGGATCCAGCGGGCGTTCGGGCGGGCCGATCGGCTGGGCGTGGCGCTCCGCGCCCGGTGTTTCGCGTGGAACCCGACCCTGCCGGCGCTCCGGTTCACGCGTCACGACCTGCCGGCGCTCGGTCTGGCTGCGGCGCTCGTCGGCTGGGCGTTCGTCTGA
- a CDS encoding heterodisulfide reductase-related iron-sulfur binding cluster: MTLVLQAGETVTRETFWLIGPVGKALFYFLTALAVTVFLYGVYERFARYTRGTEDAFSRLDDLPNRIVSAAKTVITNENQFNRDLYGGLMHAFIMWGFLTLLIGTTILAIDMDGYQLVTGLLGETQSFFVGDFYLSYSLVMDAMGFLFVIGLGMAIYRRYVVRNERLWGKHTSVEDGLFVWTLFLLAAGGYLVEGVRILATGFPEFETVSFVGWFVALVLQGIGVSEGFATTLYPAAWWSHSLLALGFVAWVPYAKPFHMLSSFANVVTRDEKAGTRLPGVPADADPDEIGFTGIEDMSWRQMLDQDACTKCGRCSSVCPAKASGRPLDPRDVILDLKSYRESVNAGGETKEIVADGGTSVINPRTMESCMSCMACMDACPVDIEHVPQFTEMNRRLTESGEMDENVQETMMDIFGQGNSFGDPERKRPEWTEELDFEVPDARDEPVEYLWYVGDYPSYDERNRRVARSLATIFEHAGVDYGILYEDEQNDGNDVRRVGEEGLYEMLAEDNVDAFESCEFDTIVCTDPHSYNTFSNEYPELDGVEWNQDGEIDVHHYTQVVQELADSGALDLRGTELDHTVTYHDPCHLGRMNDEYEAPRNLVRRTGCDLNEMPRNRANSFCCGGGGGGLWMDFDEEPKPSEERLREALEDTDAGAAVEKFVVACPMCMTMYEDGRKTGSFEDEIEIVGLSELLAEAIDAGGAAGATADADADAETGAAPADD, encoded by the coding sequence ATGACACTCGTGCTCCAGGCAGGTGAGACCGTCACCCGAGAGACGTTCTGGCTGATCGGTCCCGTCGGGAAGGCCCTGTTCTATTTCCTCACGGCGCTTGCAGTCACGGTCTTCCTGTATGGGGTCTACGAACGGTTCGCGCGGTACACCCGAGGAACCGAGGACGCTTTCTCGCGGCTCGACGACCTCCCGAATCGGATCGTGAGCGCCGCGAAGACCGTCATCACCAACGAGAACCAGTTCAATCGCGACCTCTACGGTGGGCTGATGCACGCCTTCATCATGTGGGGTTTCCTCACGCTTCTGATCGGCACCACCATTCTCGCGATCGACATGGACGGCTACCAGCTCGTCACAGGGCTGCTGGGCGAGACGCAGTCGTTCTTCGTCGGCGATTTCTACCTGTCCTACTCGCTCGTGATGGACGCGATGGGCTTTCTGTTCGTCATCGGGCTCGGAATGGCGATCTACCGGCGGTACGTCGTCCGGAACGAGCGGCTGTGGGGCAAACACACCAGCGTCGAAGACGGGCTGTTCGTCTGGACGCTCTTCCTCCTCGCTGCCGGCGGCTATCTCGTCGAAGGAGTGCGGATCCTCGCGACCGGCTTTCCCGAGTTCGAGACCGTGAGCTTCGTGGGCTGGTTCGTCGCGCTCGTCCTCCAGGGAATCGGCGTCTCCGAAGGGTTCGCGACCACGCTCTACCCGGCGGCGTGGTGGTCGCACTCGCTGCTCGCGCTCGGCTTCGTGGCGTGGGTGCCCTACGCCAAGCCGTTCCACATGCTGTCGAGTTTCGCCAACGTCGTCACGCGCGACGAGAAGGCCGGCACCCGGCTGCCCGGCGTCCCCGCCGACGCCGATCCCGACGAGATCGGCTTTACTGGGATCGAGGACATGTCGTGGCGACAGATGCTCGATCAGGACGCCTGCACCAAATGTGGCCGGTGTTCGTCGGTGTGTCCCGCGAAGGCGTCGGGCCGGCCGCTCGACCCGCGCGACGTGATCCTCGATCTCAAGAGCTACCGCGAGTCGGTGAACGCTGGCGGCGAAACCAAGGAAATCGTCGCCGACGGTGGCACGAGCGTGATCAATCCGCGCACGATGGAGTCGTGTATGTCCTGCATGGCCTGCATGGACGCCTGTCCCGTCGACATCGAGCACGTCCCGCAGTTCACCGAGATGAATCGCCGGCTCACCGAATCCGGCGAGATGGACGAGAACGTCCAGGAGACCATGATGGACATCTTCGGCCAGGGGAACTCGTTCGGGGACCCCGAGCGCAAACGTCCCGAGTGGACCGAAGAGCTCGACTTCGAGGTGCCCGACGCGCGCGATGAACCCGTCGAATACCTCTGGTACGTCGGTGACTACCCCTCCTACGACGAGCGAAACCGGCGAGTCGCCCGGTCGCTCGCCACCATCTTCGAGCACGCGGGCGTCGACTACGGCATCCTCTACGAGGACGAACAGAACGACGGCAACGACGTCCGGCGAGTGGGCGAGGAGGGGCTCTACGAGATGCTCGCCGAGGACAACGTCGACGCCTTCGAGAGCTGCGAGTTCGACACCATCGTCTGCACCGACCCGCACAGCTACAACACCTTCTCGAACGAGTACCCCGAACTCGACGGCGTGGAGTGGAATCAGGATGGGGAAATCGACGTCCACCACTACACGCAGGTCGTTCAGGAGCTCGCGGACAGCGGCGCGCTCGATCTCAGAGGCACCGAACTCGATCACACCGTCACCTACCACGATCCCTGCCACCTCGGTCGGATGAACGACGAGTACGAGGCCCCCCGAAATCTCGTCCGGCGCACGGGCTGTGACCTGAACGAGATGCCCAGGAATCGTGCGAACTCCTTCTGCTGTGGTGGCGGTGGCGGCGGGCTCTGGATGGACTTCGACGAGGAGCCAAAACCCAGCGAGGAACGCCTCCGCGAAGCCTTGGAGGACACCGACGCGGGG